The sequence below is a genomic window from bacterium.
ATGAAATTCTGGGTCTGGAACCATGTGTCGTACATCCTTCTCCCGTTGATTGCCTTGATGGTGATTCCCTTGAACACGATATCTTTTGCCCAGTCGAAGGTAACCTTGCCCGGAGGTATGCCCAGCACGCATGCACACCCGCCGTTCCGCAGGAGACGGAATCCCGTATTGATCGCGTCCGGGTGTCCCGACATTTCAAGCAGTATCTGGGGACCGAGGCCATCGGTATGGCTCAGCACGATGTCTTCGAGATGCTCGTCGGACGGGTCGATCAGGACATCGGCGCCCGCCTTCCGTGCGTGTTCGCGCTTGAAGGCGTTCGGTTCTATGACCATGATGGTGGATGCGCCCACACTCCGGGCAATCGCGACTGCAAAAAGCCCGATTGCGCCCGCGCCGGTTATGAGCACCGATTTTCCCGAGACCGGTTCGGCCATGACCGTATGCATGGCGTTTCCGACAGGGTCGAAAATGGACGCGATATGATCCGGTATCGCGTCCGGAACAGGCCACAGGTTTCCCGCATCCATGCTCATGTATTCGGCAAAGCAGCCGTCACGGTCGACACCGATTATTTCCACATCACGGCAGATGTGCGCCTGTCCGGTGCGGCAGAATTCGCAGTGCCCGCAGGCTATGTGGCCTTCGGCGCTGACCCGCTGGCCGATGGGAATATGATGCGTGGATTTACCGAGCGCAACGACTTCCCCGACCAGTTCATGGCCGGTTATCACCGGCGGATGGATGCGGTTTCTGCTCCACTCGTCCCAGTCGTAAATATGCACATCGGTCCCGCATATCCCGGCAGCACGTATGCGTATCAATACCTCGCCTTCGCCGGGAGACGGGTCCGGAACGTCCTTGAGAACAAGCCCTTTCCCCGGTTTTTCCTTGACAAGAGCCTTCATGGTTTGTCCACTCCTTTATGGTAAGAAAAATTACTGATGACCCCCTGAAATCCACGACAAATTGTATTGTAATGAATAGATTATAAATAACATAACAACCTTTGAAACTTCTGATTTATCAACCCCGTTGAAAAGCCCCCCGGTCATTGCCCGTTTATCGGAAAAAGAATGGGTGCTGTCCGTAACATCTTCACCTGACCCCCCAAAAAATCCACAATGACTATTTCATTGTATTGAATTGATTATAAACAGCATAACACCCTTTGGAGTTTCAGTTTTTTCAACCCCATTGAAAAGCCCGTGGGAGAAGGCTTTTCACGGGATGCCCTTTCCTTGGTTACTTCCTTTGGGCACGCAAAGGAAGTAATATCTAAAAAAGTGTTCTTTAAAATTGATGATGGCCGTAACATCTTCACCTGGCTCCCCCCAAAAAATCCACGATGACTATTTCATTGTATTGAATTGATTATAAACAGCATAAAAACCTTTGGAGCTTCTGATTTTTCAACCCCATTGAAAAGCCCGTGGAAGAAGGCTTTTCATGGGGTGCCCTTTCCTTGGTTACTTCCTTTGGGCAAGCAAAGGAAGTAATATCTAAAAAAGTGTTCTTTAAAATGAGTGATACCCTCAAAAAAATAACCTTGACACCGTGAGTTCAGTATGTTATAATGGTGTTTAATATAATGAACCCATACGGTATGTCAAGAAAAAAATTCAATATATTAAACAATAATTAATTATATGAAAAATAACCGGAGGATCGTATCATGAAACCAAAATCCGAATTACCGGCTCTCGGGAAAAATATCGAACGGATCAGGAAACAGAAAGGGTTTTCTCTCGAGGAGCTTTCCCAGCGGAGCGGCGTTTCCAAGGGGATGCTGTCGCAGATCGAGCAGGAAAAGGTGAATCCGACTGTCGCTGTGGTATGGAAAATCGCCTATGGCCTCGATGCGCCGTTTCACGATCTCATTGCGGAGGTTGACGAAGTACCGATTTTCAATGTTATCCGCAGGGAAGAGGCGGTTATCCTCGAACGCGACAAGGGACGTTGCATGTTCAGGATCATATCGCCGTTATCGATGGCCGAAAAACTCGAGCTTTACACCCTTGCCATGAAAAAGGACGGCGTCCTCGAAAGCAACGCGCACAGCAAGGGGACGGAGGAGTTCGTTACGGTCATGACCGGAAGCGTCACCGTGGAGATAAACGACAAAAAGGCCGAAGTGAAAGCAGGCGATTCGGTACATTACCACGCCGATGTCCACCATATCATCCGCAATGTGAACGATGGCGAAAGCACGCTCTATATGGTGGTAAAATATCCGTGATATACTATTGCATTCGATAATGTATTATTGAACAGGGATATATGGTATAAATAAAAAGAGAATTCTTGATGTAATCCGCGTAAATCCGCCTGATCCGCGTAAATCCGCGTTCTGGTTTTTAAAGCATCTGATTTTACCCGAAAACTCCCGAAACCCTGCCGTTTCGCTCGATTATCCGGTTGAGAGCGGCGAGATTGAGCAGGAGATGACGGGGCTGGTGGAAGTTGCCGATACGGGTGCTCT
It includes:
- the tdh gene encoding L-threonine 3-dehydrogenase; the encoded protein is MKALVKEKPGKGLVLKDVPDPSPGEGEVLIRIRAAGICGTDVHIYDWDEWSRNRIHPPVITGHELVGEVVALGKSTHHIPIGQRVSAEGHIACGHCEFCRTGQAHICRDVEIIGVDRDGCFAEYMSMDAGNLWPVPDAIPDHIASIFDPVGNAMHTVMAEPVSGKSVLITGAGAIGLFAVAIARSVGASTIMVIEPNAFKREHARKAGADVLIDPSDEHLEDIVLSHTDGLGPQILLEMSGHPDAINTGFRLLRNGGCACVLGIPPGKVTFDWAKDIVFKGITIKAINGRRMYDTWFQTQNFMLREQERVNRLITHRLPFVDFERGFDLLHRGEAVKVVLEMNDDPK
- a CDS encoding XRE family transcriptional regulator, coding for MKPKSELPALGKNIERIRKQKGFSLEELSQRSGVSKGMLSQIEQEKVNPTVAVVWKIAYGLDAPFHDLIAEVDEVPIFNVIRREEAVILERDKGRCMFRIISPLSMAEKLELYTLAMKKDGVLESNAHSKGTEEFVTVMTGSVTVEINDKKAEVKAGDSVHYHADVHHIIRNVNDGESTLYMVVKYP